A single Arcanobacterium canis DNA region contains:
- the coaD gene encoding pantetheine-phosphate adenylyltransferase — protein MTIAVCPGSFDPITLGHLDVIRRATTMFDQVIVAVSTNSAKRYMFSRAERVDLVRQACQEAGIDVEVVFMDGLIAQFARDRGAVAIVKGLRGSADYDAEVTMALLNRHISGVETVFVMGDPALNHVASSFVKEIASYGANIDDFVLANVASAIRGKVKK, from the coding sequence ATGACTATTGCTGTATGCCCTGGTTCGTTTGACCCGATCACCCTCGGTCATCTCGATGTGATCCGACGAGCTACCACGATGTTCGACCAAGTGATTGTCGCGGTATCGACGAACTCAGCGAAGCGCTATATGTTCTCGCGCGCTGAGCGAGTTGACCTTGTACGTCAGGCGTGCCAGGAGGCGGGTATTGATGTCGAGGTCGTCTTCATGGACGGTCTGATTGCACAGTTCGCCAGAGATCGTGGGGCAGTGGCAATTGTGAAAGGTTTGCGGGGAAGCGCAGATTACGATGCTGAAGTGACAATGGCGTTGTTGAACCGGCATATTTCCGGTGTGGAAACGGTTTTCGTGATGGGTGATCCTGCGCTCAACCATGTCGCATCCTCTTTTGTGAAAGAAATCGCCTCATACGGCGCTAATATTGATGACTTCGTACTGGCAAATGTGGCCAGTGCGATCCGAGGAAAGGTAAAGAAATGA
- a CDS encoding YceD family protein: protein MDLKSPFVISIVDLPRQEGAIRQMRTSFNAPADVGVQMYSVEEGSELDVELTLQSVSEGVLIDGYVNAHAHGQCSRCLVDIDDDMNQRVSELVFYPERAAALEDEGDEEAEDFFLIESDRIDLEPIVRDALVLAMPLQPLCQPDCEGLCSVCGERWLDLPSDHEHPEESSDFSVLDALAAKLRAEEEGR from the coding sequence ATGGATCTGAAGTCTCCTTTTGTCATCTCGATTGTTGACCTTCCGCGTCAGGAAGGGGCGATCCGCCAGATGCGCACGTCTTTCAATGCGCCGGCCGATGTCGGCGTGCAGATGTACTCTGTTGAAGAAGGCTCTGAGCTCGATGTTGAACTCACGCTTCAGTCGGTTTCCGAGGGCGTGCTGATTGACGGTTACGTTAACGCTCACGCACACGGCCAGTGTTCACGCTGCCTAGTTGACATCGACGATGATATGAACCAACGCGTTTCTGAACTTGTGTTCTACCCCGAGCGTGCTGCTGCGTTGGAAGACGAAGGAGACGAGGAAGCTGAGGACTTTTTTCTCATTGAATCGGATCGGATCGATCTTGAGCCCATTGTTCGTGACGCTCTCGTCTTGGCGATGCCGCTTCAGCCGTTGTGTCAACCTGATTGTGAAGGTTTGTGCTCAGTGTGCGGTGAACGTTGGTTGGACTTGCCCTCCGATCACGAGCACCCAGAGGAATCGTCAGATTTTTCCGTGCTTGATGCCCTCGCTGCGAAGCTCCGTGCCGAGGAAGAAGGCCGCTGA
- the rnc gene encoding ribonuclease III, with product MHRDSSEFDVEAWGAPIDPVLLTQALTHRSWAFEHGDAHNERLEFLGDSILGGVVARRIYLDFARSDEGKMSKIKAASVSERSLAQVARRLHIGDFVRLGKGEERSGGRAKESILSDTVEALIAATYLSSDINVVKDVIERHLLVQIDAASKMGPALDWRTALEELARAKSIKAEISYEIIGTGPDHARSYEAHVFLGGVEYGVGNASSQKMAKLAACENAYHAISER from the coding sequence ATGCATCGCGACAGCAGTGAGTTCGACGTCGAAGCGTGGGGTGCGCCCATTGATCCTGTCCTTCTGACACAGGCCTTGACACATCGATCATGGGCTTTTGAACATGGTGACGCACATAATGAGCGCCTGGAGTTTCTCGGTGATTCGATTCTCGGTGGCGTCGTGGCGCGTCGAATCTATCTCGATTTTGCCCGATCAGATGAAGGAAAAATGTCAAAGATCAAAGCGGCTTCTGTTTCGGAGCGTTCGCTTGCCCAAGTGGCACGTCGGTTGCATATCGGTGATTTTGTTCGCCTAGGAAAAGGCGAAGAACGCAGCGGTGGCCGTGCCAAAGAATCGATCCTCTCGGATACCGTCGAGGCACTGATCGCGGCTACCTATCTTTCCTCGGACATCAATGTGGTCAAGGACGTGATTGAACGCCATCTGCTGGTGCAGATCGATGCAGCATCGAAGATGGGGCCCGCTTTGGACTGGCGTACCGCGCTTGAAGAGCTCGCGCGTGCGAAATCAATCAAGGCCGAGATCTCATACGAGATCATCGGCACAGGTCCGGATCATGCCCGATCATATGAAGCACATGTTTTCCTCGGTGGCGTGGAATACGGGGTAGGCAATGCTTCGAGTCAAAAAATGGCGAAACTCGCTGCGTGTGAAAACGCATACCACGCAATTAGTGAACGATAA
- a CDS encoding response regulator yields MIIDDHEVVRRGIAEVVERADGLTVVAEAGTVAEAVRRADLMHPQVALVDLRLPDGTGIDILHKFAEVAPDVAPIVLTSFDDDDALAEALAAGARAYLLKSVRGAEITEVIRAVAEGRVLLDDRTITRHREDHDDPTVDLTPSERRVLELIGDGLSNREIGDKLGVAEKTVKNHITSLLSKMGMKRRTQVAAWVAGQRAAGWRNQS; encoded by the coding sequence ATGATTATCGACGACCACGAGGTGGTTCGCCGCGGCATCGCAGAAGTTGTGGAGCGTGCAGATGGCCTGACCGTCGTTGCGGAGGCTGGCACAGTTGCTGAGGCTGTTCGCCGTGCCGATCTCATGCACCCACAGGTAGCGCTCGTTGATCTGCGTCTGCCCGACGGTACCGGTATCGATATTCTCCACAAATTCGCTGAAGTTGCACCCGATGTGGCTCCGATTGTTCTCACCTCGTTTGACGACGACGATGCGCTTGCTGAAGCACTTGCCGCAGGCGCTCGGGCATACCTCCTGAAGTCTGTTCGCGGTGCTGAGATCACTGAAGTTATCCGCGCAGTTGCTGAAGGGCGCGTTCTGCTTGACGATCGCACGATCACGCGACACCGTGAGGATCATGATGATCCAACTGTTGACCTTACGCCCTCGGAGCGACGTGTCCTGGAACTGATCGGTGATGGGCTTTCCAATCGTGAAATTGGCGATAAGCTCGGCGTCGCCGAAAAGACAGTCAAAAACCACATCACATCTCTGCTCTCTAAGATGGGCATGAAGCGGCGTACGCAGGTTGCTGCATGGGTTGCTGGTCAGCGAGCAGCCGGCTGGCGTAACCAGTCATAA
- a CDS encoding GAF domain-containing sensor histidine kinase yields MSIMDVISEALALTGNLEREKALHYLADSARLLTGAEFSAISVLDSHGETMEFIQSGMDEATARELGRPPRGHGLFHRVPAFGYLIVNDLPPMPRKPHSDAHPQLNSFLGVSIPIDQQVWGRLYLTNKAGGFTDDDGNNMRLLARATAIAVTNSRLYAQARNRAGWLNATQHIVSALLEGTDEDEALEVITHEMRLAAEADAAVMVLPSINNTWVGEIVDGDAGDLLGVEFPPNGRAQTTISEQSGMVIDSMQRLRTVRLDQMRHWGPALYAPLIAKGVGKGVIILLRRPGKKEFNLHDLAMGENAAKQAAIALELAEARFASELASELDQRSRISRDLHDLAIQQLFASGMHITAVKEDLEQRDLPHEVVDSLDHAIKAIDDSVSQIRAIVRRLRDSESSAAVAPRLADEASKAREMLGFAPSLIITWNGKPFETENEMTLIDDAVGADIADDVVAVVREGLSNAARHAHASSVSVHVDASPHELIIEVADDGEGITPTLGRRSGTSNLAARARRHRGEFVLGPRPDGKRGTLMKWSVPLH; encoded by the coding sequence ATGAGCATCATGGACGTGATCAGCGAGGCACTGGCACTGACAGGAAATCTCGAGCGCGAAAAAGCACTCCATTATCTTGCTGATTCCGCACGTTTGCTAACGGGTGCTGAATTCTCTGCTATCTCCGTGCTCGACTCTCACGGAGAAACGATGGAGTTCATTCAATCAGGGATGGACGAAGCCACGGCACGAGAACTCGGACGTCCCCCACGCGGGCATGGTCTCTTCCATCGCGTTCCTGCCTTTGGATACCTCATCGTCAATGACCTCCCCCCGATGCCCCGTAAACCTCATTCAGATGCCCATCCACAGTTGAATTCATTTCTCGGTGTCTCGATTCCGATCGACCAACAGGTATGGGGGCGTCTATACCTAACAAATAAAGCGGGTGGCTTTACCGACGATGACGGTAATAACATGCGCCTACTCGCGCGCGCTACCGCGATTGCCGTGACGAACTCACGTCTGTATGCTCAGGCACGAAATCGTGCTGGCTGGCTCAATGCCACCCAGCACATTGTGTCTGCACTTCTTGAAGGGACCGACGAAGACGAGGCACTCGAAGTTATCACGCACGAGATGCGTTTGGCTGCTGAAGCTGACGCCGCTGTCATGGTTCTTCCCTCGATCAACAACACCTGGGTTGGCGAGATTGTTGACGGGGATGCAGGTGATCTTCTCGGTGTGGAATTTCCGCCGAATGGGCGCGCGCAAACCACAATCTCCGAACAATCAGGCATGGTGATCGATTCGATGCAGCGTTTGCGCACTGTCCGACTCGACCAAATGCGCCATTGGGGCCCAGCTCTTTATGCTCCTTTGATTGCCAAAGGCGTCGGTAAGGGAGTGATTATCCTCTTGCGCCGCCCAGGAAAGAAAGAATTTAATCTCCATGACCTTGCCATGGGTGAGAACGCGGCGAAGCAAGCTGCCATTGCGCTTGAACTCGCCGAAGCTCGATTCGCTTCCGAGCTAGCATCAGAGTTAGATCAACGCTCGCGAATTTCACGCGACCTTCACGATCTTGCAATTCAGCAGCTTTTTGCCTCGGGAATGCATATCACCGCGGTCAAAGAGGATCTTGAACAGCGCGATCTTCCCCATGAGGTTGTTGATTCTCTTGATCATGCCATCAAGGCGATTGACGATTCCGTGTCCCAAATTCGTGCCATTGTGCGCAGACTTCGAGATTCTGAATCGTCTGCAGCTGTAGCTCCACGTCTAGCAGACGAAGCATCGAAAGCTCGCGAGATGCTAGGATTTGCTCCCTCGCTCATCATCACGTGGAATGGCAAGCCCTTCGAAACAGAAAATGAAATGACACTCATTGATGACGCCGTCGGGGCCGATATCGCTGATGACGTCGTGGCAGTCGTGAGAGAAGGACTGTCCAATGCTGCCCGACATGCACACGCATCGTCTGTGTCAGTCCACGTTGACGCTTCCCCGCATGAACTCATCATTGAGGTGGCCGACGACGGCGAAGGGATTACCCCAACGCTCGGCCGACGCTCTGGGACATCGAACCTCGCTGCACGAGCACGCCGCCACCGTGGCGAATTTGTGCTCGGGCCACGCCCCGATGGTAAGCGCGGCACACTGATGAAATGGAGCGTCCCACTGCACTGA
- the cydC gene encoding thiol reductant ABC exporter subunit CydC, with product MSVLSKADRHALKRAIELLDYDKTKFVASVAAGTGAIGSGVALGATSAWLIARAAQLPPVLDLSVASVGVRAFGVGKAIFRYLERIASHWVALYGMSNLRTSIYSALANSRTDRVTSLRRGDLLARTGADVDEVGNLVVRSMLPAAVALTVSTISLAIVTLLSPLIGLVFAVTLILAGLVAPWVAMHGAIAQEAQVEDRAVLGSEALTLLEHASELRISGRLEQMENARQATEERIRQHRDRAARPLALAAALDVLALGAAVVSAIAIGAWQVRMGTLSPVNYVVCVLTPLSAFETTQRLSDAGIQLIRSAAAARRIIDILDDDAVPQIAHRSTNTSHHNASGLVTNDLVIGWPGGPDVGNIGSLAVQRGQSLAIVGASGIGKSTLLATLAGLIPPHRGSVQLDGDEVSQLERRDVSRSLILTAEDAHVFATSVLENIRVGRGDITEEKALMLIERAGLGDWLSQLPHGLHTQLGSDATTMSGGERRRLLLARALASQADFLLLDEPGEHLDPATADQLITDLLKAGRAERAVVLVTHRLSPLMAADRVIVLGSVEGVAHVVASGTHKELAETNESYAWALLQEGER from the coding sequence ATGAGTGTCCTGAGCAAAGCAGACCGCCACGCACTCAAACGAGCGATCGAGCTCCTTGACTACGACAAAACAAAATTCGTCGCATCAGTCGCTGCAGGAACCGGCGCGATTGGATCCGGAGTTGCATTGGGTGCAACATCTGCCTGGCTTATTGCACGCGCTGCTCAATTGCCTCCGGTACTCGATTTGTCCGTCGCATCCGTTGGTGTTCGTGCCTTTGGCGTGGGTAAAGCGATTTTCCGTTACCTCGAACGGATTGCCTCGCACTGGGTTGCCCTCTACGGCATGTCCAATCTGCGCACATCGATTTATTCAGCACTCGCAAATTCGCGTACGGATCGAGTGACGTCCCTCCGACGCGGCGATCTGCTCGCACGTACCGGCGCCGACGTCGATGAGGTTGGTAACCTGGTGGTCAGGTCAATGCTCCCAGCTGCTGTAGCACTGACAGTCTCCACTATTTCACTCGCGATTGTCACTCTACTTTCCCCACTGATTGGTCTCGTTTTTGCCGTCACTCTTATCCTGGCTGGCCTCGTCGCTCCGTGGGTGGCAATGCATGGTGCGATTGCCCAAGAAGCGCAGGTCGAAGATCGTGCAGTGTTGGGCTCAGAAGCGTTAACGCTCCTTGAACACGCCAGCGAACTGCGCATTTCGGGTCGTCTTGAACAAATGGAGAATGCTCGTCAGGCAACCGAAGAACGCATTCGCCAACATCGCGATCGGGCCGCACGGCCCCTTGCGCTCGCCGCCGCGCTCGATGTCCTCGCATTGGGGGCCGCAGTGGTCAGCGCAATCGCAATAGGGGCATGGCAGGTTCGCATGGGCACACTCTCCCCCGTCAATTATGTGGTGTGTGTCCTCACTCCGCTCTCTGCTTTCGAAACCACTCAACGCCTGAGTGATGCCGGCATCCAACTCATTCGCTCTGCCGCCGCCGCCCGCAGGATTATCGACATTCTCGACGACGACGCAGTGCCACAGATCGCTCATCGTTCCACCAACACCAGCCACCACAACGCATCGGGACTGGTCACCAACGACCTCGTCATCGGGTGGCCCGGTGGCCCCGACGTCGGCAACATCGGTTCGCTCGCCGTCCAACGCGGACAGTCCCTGGCTATCGTCGGTGCCTCTGGAATCGGAAAATCCACGTTACTTGCAACGCTTGCTGGCCTTATTCCTCCTCACCGTGGCTCAGTTCAGCTGGATGGAGATGAAGTGAGCCAGCTCGAGCGTCGTGACGTGTCACGATCATTGATTTTGACTGCGGAAGATGCTCATGTTTTTGCGACGTCGGTACTCGAAAATATTCGAGTAGGTCGCGGTGATATTACTGAGGAAAAAGCTCTCATGCTGATCGAGCGAGCAGGGCTAGGCGATTGGCTCTCGCAGCTTCCCCACGGTCTGCATACTCAGCTGGGATCTGATGCGACGACGATGTCGGGAGGTGAACGTCGACGTTTGTTGTTGGCTCGTGCGCTTGCCTCACAAGCCGATTTTCTGCTTCTTGATGAGCCTGGCGAGCATCTCGACCCGGCAACAGCTGACCAACTCATCACGGATCTTCTCAAAGCTGGACGCGCAGAACGCGCAGTAGTTCTTGTCACTCATCGTCTAAGTCCGCTGATGGCTGCCGACCGGGTGATCGTTCTTGGTAGCGTGGAAGGAGTCGCCCATGTGGTTGCAAGTGGAACGCACAAGGAACTCGCTGAAACAAATGAGTCGTATGCATGGGCATTACTGCAGGAGGGTGAGCGATGA
- the cydD gene encoding thiol reductant ABC exporter subunit CydD, which produces MKPFDPRLIRYASAARTYIAFLVVLGVISTALIAAQVFLIAYAVEPIFYGDGPQEARLILALVAVIMARSGVTYIQKAIGHRAALTVIADLRAQVLRHSGDLGERWLAEGNCAKVVTLATRGLDDLEDYFVKFLPELFLTVIAMPILLLAVAYLDWLSALLIAACIPLVPLFMILIGKLTSRYSAKRLKTMEEQSAQLLDLLAGLPTLKALGREKGPDAHVKTLGDRFASSTLQTLAVAFLSGAALEFLTTLTTALIAVEVGFRMVNGSILLAHGLILIMLTPEILRPLREVGTQFHASANGVAAVESALTLLTTPMTTPTGTSECPDLRTHPISFINVSFAAQGRATVAPSHLSGTVSPGEVTVLRGHSGAGKTTAVSMLLSFLSPSEGEIRIGDTPLSKISPESLWEKITWVPQRPALIPGTVTENIGVSPQAAQRAAELTGFADVVATLPDGWDTRIGSGGVGLSVGQRQRLALTRALVHPRPLIVLDEPSAHLDATSETYVIDVVKELRAAGHTILVIAHRTSLVALADNVISVESSRRDITEELAAESARREAIAAVNRVLDGEADYAIPPALRNGGAR; this is translated from the coding sequence GTGAAGCCTTTTGATCCGCGCTTGATCCGCTACGCCTCAGCCGCCCGTACTTATATTGCATTCCTCGTTGTGCTCGGAGTTATTTCTACTGCACTAATCGCAGCCCAAGTATTTCTCATTGCATACGCTGTTGAACCAATTTTTTACGGTGACGGACCGCAGGAAGCTCGACTCATCCTTGCGCTGGTTGCAGTCATCATGGCTCGATCTGGTGTGACCTATATTCAAAAGGCAATCGGCCACCGTGCTGCATTAACAGTCATCGCCGATCTGCGCGCACAGGTCTTGCGACATTCAGGTGATCTTGGCGAACGCTGGCTTGCCGAAGGCAACTGCGCAAAAGTTGTCACACTCGCAACTCGAGGCCTCGACGACCTTGAGGACTACTTCGTCAAATTCCTTCCTGAACTCTTTCTCACAGTCATCGCAATGCCGATATTGCTCCTGGCCGTTGCCTACCTTGATTGGCTTTCAGCTCTCCTTATCGCCGCCTGCATTCCTCTGGTCCCGCTCTTCATGATCCTCATCGGCAAACTCACTTCTCGCTACTCTGCGAAACGTCTCAAAACAATGGAAGAGCAATCAGCCCAGTTACTTGACCTCTTAGCAGGGCTCCCCACACTCAAGGCCCTTGGCCGCGAAAAAGGCCCCGACGCTCATGTCAAAACTCTCGGCGATCGTTTTGCCTCCTCAACTCTTCAAACTCTCGCGGTCGCGTTCTTGTCTGGCGCGGCGCTTGAATTCCTCACAACGCTCACGACGGCACTGATCGCTGTCGAAGTAGGTTTCCGTATGGTTAATGGATCAATCCTCCTGGCACACGGATTGATCTTGATTATGCTCACTCCCGAGATTCTGCGTCCGCTACGTGAAGTCGGCACACAATTCCACGCTTCAGCAAATGGAGTGGCCGCAGTCGAATCTGCGCTAACGCTCCTGACCACACCGATGACCACTCCTACCGGAACCAGCGAGTGTCCTGATCTACGCACGCATCCGATTTCTTTCATCAACGTGTCATTCGCAGCTCAGGGACGGGCCACAGTTGCACCCTCGCATCTGTCAGGCACTGTGTCACCGGGTGAGGTCACCGTCTTACGCGGCCACTCAGGTGCAGGGAAAACAACTGCCGTCTCAATGTTGCTCAGTTTCCTCTCCCCCTCCGAGGGCGAAATCCGCATCGGCGATACTCCTCTGTCGAAGATCTCGCCCGAGTCACTGTGGGAAAAAATTACGTGGGTTCCCCAGCGCCCGGCACTCATCCCTGGTACCGTCACCGAAAATATCGGTGTGAGTCCGCAAGCAGCACAACGAGCTGCGGAACTCACGGGTTTTGCCGACGTCGTCGCTACACTCCCTGATGGATGGGACACACGCATTGGCTCAGGTGGTGTGGGTTTGTCAGTAGGACAACGCCAGCGACTTGCACTAACCCGCGCACTTGTACACCCTCGTCCACTTATCGTGCTTGACGAGCCATCAGCCCATCTTGATGCCACAAGCGAAACCTACGTGATCGACGTCGTCAAGGAATTGCGCGCTGCAGGTCACACCATCCTTGTGATCGCTCACCGTACGTCGCTAGTTGCGCTTGCGGACAACGTGATCTCCGTCGAATCGTCAAGGCGTGACATCACGGAAGAACTCGCTGCTGAATCTGCACGGCGCGAGGCAATCGCAGCAGTAAATCGGGTGCTTGACGGCGAAGCAGACTACGCCATTCCCCCAGCTCTCAGAAACGGAGGCGCACGATGA
- the cydB gene encoding cytochrome d ubiquinol oxidase subunit II, whose amino-acid sequence MELTFLQILWFILIAVLWIGYLTLEGFGFGVGMLFPFVAKNDRERRLALGTIGPHWDGNEVFLLTAGGATFAAFPEWYATMFSGMYTALVLILVLLIIRICALEWRGKINTAKWRQVWDILHTSVAWLATLVWGVAFGNLVQGMKIEVGHFENGAFTAADPNAVDAALKAGDQHFLTGGFFSLFTPFTVFSGLVFLAIFATHGALFMAIKTRGEFSTRNLDLAKKLTLVTVVGAAAWGMWANFAYSANALSIIPLAVAAVAFIAAAFFASTNKDVAAFFSSFTAIAFAVVFVFLTFGANALKSSVDSKYNLTLAQASATGPTQVVMTIAAVIFVPIVLGYTFWAYKSFAARMAVENVPEKPAGLGPQVRAFETAQ is encoded by the coding sequence ATGGAACTTACTTTTCTTCAGATTCTCTGGTTTATCCTGATCGCCGTTTTGTGGATTGGCTACCTCACACTTGAAGGCTTCGGCTTCGGCGTCGGTATGCTCTTCCCCTTCGTGGCAAAGAATGACCGCGAGCGACGCCTCGCTCTGGGCACTATTGGCCCGCACTGGGATGGCAATGAAGTATTCTTGCTCACCGCTGGTGGCGCTACTTTCGCAGCATTCCCTGAGTGGTACGCGACGATGTTCTCAGGAATGTACACCGCTCTGGTACTTATCCTCGTTCTTCTCATCATTCGCATCTGCGCACTTGAGTGGCGAGGGAAGATCAATACCGCTAAGTGGCGCCAGGTGTGGGATATTCTCCACACAAGCGTTGCATGGCTTGCGACCCTTGTCTGGGGTGTTGCATTCGGCAACCTCGTACAAGGCATGAAAATCGAAGTGGGACACTTTGAAAACGGCGCTTTTACAGCTGCTGATCCAAACGCAGTAGATGCAGCGCTCAAGGCTGGCGACCAGCACTTCCTAACGGGTGGTTTCTTCTCGCTGTTCACTCCGTTCACGGTGTTCTCTGGTCTCGTGTTCCTCGCAATTTTCGCCACGCACGGCGCACTCTTCATGGCCATTAAGACTCGCGGAGAGTTCTCCACTCGCAATCTTGATCTCGCAAAGAAGCTGACTCTGGTCACAGTTGTTGGCGCAGCTGCATGGGGCATGTGGGCAAACTTCGCTTACTCTGCCAATGCGCTGAGCATCATTCCGCTTGCGGTTGCCGCAGTTGCATTCATCGCTGCTGCTTTCTTTGCTTCCACGAACAAGGATGTCGCAGCATTCTTCTCCTCTTTCACTGCTATCGCGTTTGCTGTTGTCTTCGTCTTCCTGACCTTCGGAGCTAATGCTCTGAAGTCATCTGTGGACAGCAAGTACAACCTCACGTTGGCACAGGCCTCGGCAACTGGCCCCACCCAGGTGGTGATGACCATCGCAGCAGTGATCTTCGTGCCGATTGTTCTCGGATACACCTTCTGGGCGTACAAGTCCTTCGCGGCTCGTATGGCCGTTGAGAATGTTCCCGAAAAACCGGCCGGCCTCGGTCCGCAGGTTCGTGCATTCGAAACCGCGCAGTGA
- a CDS encoding cytochrome ubiquinol oxidase subunit I encodes MNVDLARWQFGITTVYHFLLVPLTIGLSPLVAVMQTRWLKSGDQRWLRLSEFFGKILLINFALGVATGIVQEFQFGMNWSEYSRFVGDIFGAPLAFEALLAFFLESVFLGVWIFGRGRVSPKAHTASIWLAALGTNISALFILAANSFMQHPVGGVYNPETGRAELEGIGGFLKVIFSPTTLYAFAHTITASLLVAGALISGISLWWLVRRMHAGDVTEATNYWKPAARFGLMTMLVSSLLVIGTGHFMGQHVGEIQPTKMSAAMGIYEGGEAHKLGLALTSTTLSEDSVITIPIPGLESFAATNHFTGPDSYIPGTKDLQEQFAKTFGAEVNGQPINYIPNVFIAFYSFRIMMGLGFASFLLSLIGLFAIKADKLPTSKGLAQLFVWTIPFPYLASIFGWILTEMGRQPWVVYPIVSEMGVKDSNQMVKLLTQNAVSPTVLSAEIAISMIVFTLLYAALGIVWFLLVKRYTKEGINTNANYEVKSVDLKAEPNATLSFNY; translated from the coding sequence GTGAACGTCGACCTCGCACGTTGGCAGTTCGGTATCACAACGGTGTACCACTTCCTGTTGGTCCCGTTGACAATCGGACTTTCGCCACTGGTTGCAGTGATGCAAACTCGGTGGCTCAAGAGCGGAGACCAGCGATGGCTCCGACTTTCTGAGTTCTTCGGCAAGATCCTCCTCATTAATTTTGCCCTTGGTGTGGCAACCGGAATCGTCCAGGAATTCCAGTTCGGCATGAACTGGTCCGAGTACTCCCGATTTGTCGGTGATATCTTCGGCGCTCCACTCGCATTCGAAGCTCTCCTCGCATTCTTCTTGGAGTCCGTCTTCCTAGGAGTATGGATCTTCGGCCGCGGTCGCGTATCGCCCAAGGCACACACCGCATCGATTTGGCTCGCAGCACTGGGAACGAACATCTCGGCACTGTTTATTCTTGCCGCAAATTCCTTCATGCAGCACCCGGTTGGAGGCGTGTACAACCCTGAAACTGGGCGCGCAGAGCTCGAAGGAATCGGTGGATTCCTGAAGGTCATTTTCTCCCCCACCACACTGTACGCATTCGCACACACCATCACGGCTTCGCTGCTCGTAGCAGGCGCGCTGATCTCGGGTATTTCTCTATGGTGGCTCGTTCGCCGTATGCACGCAGGCGATGTCACTGAAGCGACTAATTACTGGAAGCCAGCCGCACGGTTCGGTCTCATGACGATGCTCGTTTCTTCACTGTTGGTGATCGGCACCGGCCACTTTATGGGCCAGCATGTTGGAGAAATTCAGCCCACCAAGATGTCTGCCGCAATGGGTATCTACGAAGGCGGTGAAGCACACAAGCTTGGTCTGGCTCTGACGTCAACCACACTCTCAGAGGACTCCGTGATCACGATCCCGATCCCCGGTTTGGAATCCTTCGCTGCAACTAACCACTTCACTGGTCCAGATTCTTATATCCCAGGAACCAAGGACCTCCAAGAACAGTTTGCAAAGACTTTCGGCGCTGAAGTCAATGGTCAACCGATCAATTACATTCCGAATGTTTTCATCGCGTTCTATTCGTTCCGCATCATGATGGGCCTTGGCTTCGCATCATTCCTGCTGTCGCTGATCGGCCTCTTCGCCATCAAGGCAGACAAACTCCCCACCTCGAAGGGACTCGCTCAGCTTTTCGTCTGGACAATCCCCTTCCCATACCTTGCATCGATCTTTGGCTGGATCCTCACCGAGATGGGGCGTCAGCCATGGGTTGTCTACCCAATCGTGTCGGAAATGGGTGTCAAGGACTCCAACCAGATGGTCAAGCTTCTGACTCAGAACGCAGTATCACCGACTGTTCTCTCAGCAGAGATCGCGATCTCGATGATCGTCTTCACCCTGCTCTACGCGGCTTTGGGAATCGTGTGGTTCCTTCTCGTTAAGCGCTACACCAAGGAAGGCATCAACACGAATGCCAACTACGAGGTGAAGTCGGTTGACCTCAAGGCCGAACCCAACGCTACCCTGAGCTTCAACTACTAA